A section of the Metabacillus endolithicus genome encodes:
- a CDS encoding DNA cytosine methyltransferase: MRDLTVVSLFSGGGGFDIGFKQNGFKTVFATDNWETACKTLETNNISDHIVCSDIREVDFNWIKLREQKIDCLIGGPPCPPYSQTRHYLTQKKDGFEDETSGFAVPEYFRAVEELDPTVFVFENVDGFMFKTHKEALEYVKERSKQLGYKIVFKVINCANYGIPQTRKRFICVGVKGELPDFVFPEETHSNEENSDKLPWVTAGDVMSDYDTITEDEMNQRPGAKHYDLLKEIPPGDNYLFFTEKRGHPNPLFKWKSRYWTFLLKLSPNRPSWTIQASFSNNQGPFHWKNRFLRIEELKRLQTFPDEYHLEGDFKEQWRQLGNAVPPLLSSTLAKKLKELYFVNEEVPLK; the protein is encoded by the coding sequence ATGAGAGATTTAACTGTTGTAAGTCTTTTCTCAGGTGGCGGTGGATTTGATATTGGATTTAAGCAAAATGGTTTTAAGACTGTTTTTGCGACAGATAACTGGGAAACAGCATGTAAAACGCTAGAAACTAATAATATATCTGATCATATCGTTTGTTCTGACATTAGAGAGGTAGATTTTAACTGGATCAAGCTTAGAGAACAGAAAATTGACTGTTTAATTGGTGGTCCCCCATGTCCTCCATATAGCCAAACAAGACATTATTTGACACAAAAAAAAGATGGATTTGAAGATGAGACGTCTGGTTTTGCCGTTCCCGAATATTTTCGAGCTGTTGAGGAATTAGATCCAACTGTTTTTGTTTTTGAAAATGTTGATGGATTTATGTTTAAAACACATAAAGAAGCTTTGGAATATGTAAAAGAGAGATCTAAACAATTAGGCTATAAAATAGTTTTCAAGGTAATAAATTGTGCTAATTATGGTATACCCCAAACAAGAAAGAGATTTATCTGTGTAGGGGTAAAAGGCGAATTACCTGATTTTGTATTTCCTGAGGAAACACATTCAAATGAAGAAAATAGCGACAAATTACCTTGGGTAACTGCTGGTGATGTTATGTCTGATTACGACACGATTACTGAAGATGAAATGAATCAAAGACCAGGTGCAAAACATTACGATTTATTAAAAGAGATTCCACCTGGCGATAATTATTTATTTTTCACCGAAAAAAGAGGACATCCTAACCCATTATTTAAGTGGAAATCAAGGTATTGGACATTTTTACTAAAATTATCGCCAAATCGACCATCTTGGACAATTCAAGCTAGTTTTTCAAACAATCAAGGCCCTTTTCATTGGAAAAATAGATTTTTAAGAATTGAAGAATTAAAGAGATTACAAACATTTCCGGATGAGTATCATTTGGAAGGTGATTTTAAAGAACAGTGGAGACAGCTTGGTAATGCTGTTCCACCTTTATTAAGTTCAACACTCGCAAAAAAACTCAAAGAACTTTACTTTGTTAATGAAGAGGTCCCATTAAAATAA
- a CDS encoding DNA cytosine methyltransferase, whose protein sequence is MRKANSDPRNMIGQYFRMIAELNPDGFILENVESILHPSNKEAVEAIEKGMDDLGYHFVLLRLNAADYGIPQKRKRVFFVASRKPIYDYLDPTHGIDKDRESNPDLLPHERVIDWIGKFDSPAYAEPTELNLGKYEKEVCSVPPGKNYIALTERAGYPNPKFVAGKRYWTFLLKLHPNLPSWTIIASPGSYEGPFHWTNRRLRIKELAAIQTFPEDYVFMGSPRSQRKQIGNAVPPLLGAKIVEYLCRWI, encoded by the coding sequence ATGAGGAAGGCAAATTCAGATCCTCGAAATATGATTGGGCAATATTTTAGAATGATTGCGGAACTTAATCCAGATGGATTTATTTTAGAAAATGTAGAAAGCATCTTACACCCTTCCAATAAAGAAGCTGTTGAAGCAATAGAAAAAGGAATGGACGACCTAGGGTATCATTTTGTTCTATTAAGACTTAATGCAGCTGATTATGGGATACCACAAAAAAGGAAGCGAGTATTTTTTGTAGCTAGTAGAAAACCGATTTATGATTATCTAGATCCTACACATGGTATAGATAAAGATAGAGAGTCTAATCCTGATCTTTTACCACACGAAAGAGTAATCGATTGGATAGGTAAATTTGATAGTCCTGCATATGCTGAGCCGACAGAGTTGAATTTAGGGAAATATGAAAAAGAAGTTTGCTCTGTTCCGCCAGGCAAAAATTATATTGCCCTAACAGAAAGAGCGGGGTATCCAAACCCTAAATTTGTTGCAGGTAAGCGATATTGGACATTTTTGTTAAAACTTCATCCTAATTTACCTTCTTGGACAATTATTGCGAGTCCAGGTTCATACGAAGGACCATTTCATTGGACGAATAGAAGATTAAGAATAAAAGAACTAGCAGCAATACAAACATTTCCAGAAGATTATGTTTTCATGGGATCACCTAGGTCACAAAGAAAACAAATAGGAAATGCCGTACCGCCTTTATTAGGGGCAAAAATAGTAGAATATTTATGTAGGTGGATATAA
- a CDS encoding DNA cytosine methyltransferase: MIEVSNKKSYKIKKEALNLIQEEQLKGFSEGLQKDKDGNIKLSFSHKGYLCNDDLINNFNQDVQAISFFSGGGGLDIGAQLAGVKVISSMDFDKDSVETLKANNYFAHTKHFYKDISDMSANDYKAVLHENNPKKLILLGGLPVNHFPKQDIGLPIK; this comes from the coding sequence ATGATAGAAGTAAGTAACAAGAAAAGTTATAAAATAAAGAAAGAAGCCTTGAATTTAATACAAGAAGAGCAGCTGAAGGGATTTTCTGAAGGTCTACAAAAAGACAAAGATGGTAATATTAAGCTTTCTTTTTCACATAAGGGATATCTTTGTAATGACGATTTGATCAATAATTTTAATCAAGATGTACAGGCTATTAGCTTCTTTTCTGGGGGCGGTGGTTTGGACATTGGTGCACAATTAGCTGGAGTAAAAGTTATCTCGAGTATGGATTTTGATAAAGATAGTGTAGAGACTTTAAAGGCTAACAACTATTTTGCACATACAAAGCACTTTTATAAGGATATATCAGACATGTCTGCAAATGATTACAAAGCCGTTTTGCACGAGAATAATCCTAAAAAGTTAATCTTGCTAGGGGGCCTCCCTGTCAACCATTTTCCAAAGCAGGATATTGGGTTACCAATAAAATGA
- a CDS encoding AAA domain-containing protein, with protein sequence MEPISTISLNDKAINLIHYIKELSQLKQKPVSSYKNYEDVLWVSKFPNETECLDFFRNNTDEWLYVKKPVYPTKPSVPKELENWLLIDVRTYLFKVNKSVLKELLIDDKYVSKEEFLEDNPEIIDKIDEFKNMIWEPFIQEAKRVDEIQALYDRLFKIYQYLQSNSESMELVVSTGLLQWKLSQKEVVERHVLTSIAELKFNSEKAEFTIIPSFKGKVFEYEEDMLLVEHRLTGAINKEIENLLSELNEELYPEINSILQNIVHSLDSKGTYYDTLEIPISLSDIPTISLSPAFILRKKLQKSFQKACQTAIEELQNQTEPSLIPSNLFNMFETSPTKNVDTTETNMETTFKKAQEFYFPLPSNEEQNRIISTLNRQNSVLVQGPPGTGKTHTIANLTSHLLATGNRVLITSQTAKALSVLKSKLPKELQDLSVSLLGGDSTSMKDLEKVVTTISTNRELFDLKSMERTVSKKEMELKNLKSNLSKTKSDLISIREEETYEHQLSSRYKGTAQKIAEIVYNQENIYDWYRVPVTFDTPSTFWEKEKRNAIEYIRLKSIKLETPDGYEQFEYPKIDWDFLEALTSAMKEEAELIESYELLKKNESNELVYSLLSLDNNERDELKVTLQNYKQLVKPLLFSNYPSLGKVIKDIFTNHGYIWEELVNNLSSYLKIIKENKDKFEEDLVSTENITTQELKKMFEDLHEHVSNGGTLGNFLFRPKIVSQYKSKLQTVKYNSAEIKTVNQIEILHAYAQYKYSKEKIEGLLVPNFISLDSINKQMVYLEFENVLSQIELVLEIHQWRNKLIKDYTFLTIDTFNEEMADSLSQNIEIFDIKQNLKEKSELIDQVREMVRSKITEKSHPLYQELLDTIEQRNSNTFRTLHEQYLHYQEVMQRDSSLKNIFIELNIHSSTLVKTLEETFASPIWSQRFIEWDKAFEWKQAQNWVREFSMKDETTLSIQFDQIEKNIKDTVIEIGSTKAWISMLSNMTETQSKHLKAWVKAVKNVGKGTGKNAARYRADAQMHMENCMEAIPAWIMPLNQVYDNFEIRSNLFDVIIIDEASQSWHDALLLKFMAKKLIIVGDDKQISPTNIGITDQDILKLQTKYFKDIDFPFGRDLNLNTSFFDVAYIMFKDTITLKEHFRCMPEIIGFSNKISYQSKPLIPLRQYPANRLEPVKSIYLPHGVREGSSQYAYNEIEAEEIVKQIKNCIEDPRYADKTFGVISLLGANQAKLIQSMLLKELGAELMEERKIICGDAYAFQGDERDIIFLSMVVAKNGSTRIVSAADDKTRQRFNVAVSRAKDQLWVVHSISINDINNRNCLRYQLLSYIVDPLKEETESNREKCESGFEKSVFDAITAKGYRVIPQYNVANYRIDLVIQGEKSKLAVECDGDHWHTSVEDRERDFLRERVLQRAGWTFWRVLGSTYYNNPENALESLWEKVDEMGIRPYVEWAQNQSDINKTSTISNEEQRFKEETQPENSLENQIVYKRNLYVEENQSVNHDTNFHRQIAKEKIVTDDTSSINPTQQLKIDLQETDNLNLYTNEQYENYKKLLRSEGFEVLQDQPPSGNLYVVGTEHLERELEYIAPRNNSFTFYKDGTSVSNGEPVWGIFFDPLLVASSEEGRLENISLGSQDFPITSNTLTKVITNDKLKLISLSLSSNLSVEEMLKELDHQGIEILDYRKQTETIWVIGDKNLQETLTKFRQHKIVFRYMKNGNATTTNRPAWFAKAKN encoded by the coding sequence GTGGAACCAATTTCTACAATATCATTAAATGATAAAGCGATAAATTTGATACATTATATTAAAGAACTTTCTCAACTTAAACAAAAGCCTGTTTCTAGTTATAAGAATTACGAGGACGTATTATGGGTATCTAAGTTTCCGAATGAGACAGAATGCTTAGATTTTTTTCGGAATAATACAGATGAGTGGCTATATGTTAAAAAGCCGGTTTACCCTACTAAACCCAGTGTTCCAAAGGAATTAGAGAATTGGTTACTAATTGATGTTAGAACTTACTTGTTTAAAGTAAATAAAAGTGTCTTGAAGGAACTACTTATAGATGATAAATATGTTAGTAAAGAAGAATTTCTAGAAGATAATCCAGAAATTATTGATAAGATTGATGAATTTAAAAATATGATTTGGGAGCCATTTATACAAGAGGCAAAGCGAGTAGATGAAATACAAGCTCTTTATGATCGACTGTTTAAAATATATCAATATCTTCAAAGTAACTCTGAATCAATGGAACTTGTCGTAAGTACTGGCCTTCTTCAGTGGAAGTTGAGTCAAAAAGAGGTAGTTGAACGTCATGTACTTACTTCAATTGCAGAATTAAAGTTCAATAGTGAGAAAGCTGAGTTCACTATTATACCTTCATTCAAAGGGAAAGTTTTTGAATATGAAGAAGATATGCTTTTAGTGGAACATCGTCTTACAGGTGCTATCAATAAAGAAATAGAGAATCTTTTGTCTGAGCTAAATGAAGAATTGTATCCCGAAATAAATTCTATCTTACAGAACATTGTTCATTCTTTGGACTCTAAAGGCACATATTATGACACTCTTGAGATCCCAATTTCTTTGTCAGATATACCAACGATATCCTTAAGTCCTGCCTTTATTTTACGTAAAAAGTTGCAAAAGAGTTTTCAAAAGGCCTGTCAAACAGCAATTGAAGAATTACAAAACCAAACTGAGCCTTCTCTCATACCGAGTAACTTGTTTAATATGTTTGAAACTTCTCCTACTAAAAATGTTGACACAACTGAAACAAATATGGAGACTACATTCAAAAAGGCACAAGAATTTTACTTTCCACTTCCGTCTAACGAAGAGCAAAATAGAATTATCTCTACTTTAAACAGACAAAATAGTGTACTTGTGCAAGGTCCACCGGGGACAGGTAAAACACATACAATTGCAAATTTAACCTCTCACTTATTAGCTACAGGAAACCGAGTCTTAATTACAAGTCAAACGGCAAAAGCTCTAAGTGTTTTAAAAAGTAAATTACCGAAAGAACTTCAAGATCTTTCTGTTAGCCTTTTAGGTGGAGACTCGACGTCAATGAAAGATTTAGAGAAGGTTGTAACCACAATTTCCACTAATAGAGAACTATTTGATCTTAAAAGCATGGAAAGAACAGTTTCAAAGAAAGAAATGGAATTAAAAAATCTTAAAAGCAATTTGAGTAAAACAAAATCAGATTTGATATCCATTCGGGAAGAAGAAACATATGAACATCAATTAAGTTCAAGATACAAAGGTACTGCCCAAAAGATTGCTGAAATCGTATATAACCAGGAAAACATTTACGATTGGTACAGGGTACCTGTAACGTTTGACACTCCTTCTACTTTCTGGGAAAAAGAAAAAAGAAATGCAATTGAATATATACGTCTGAAAAGTATTAAATTAGAAACACCTGATGGTTATGAACAATTTGAATACCCTAAAATTGATTGGGATTTTCTTGAGGCATTAACCTCTGCAATGAAAGAAGAAGCAGAACTTATTGAGTCTTATGAATTATTGAAGAAAAATGAAAGTAATGAATTAGTATATAGCCTTTTATCACTAGATAACAACGAACGTGATGAGTTAAAAGTAACTTTACAGAATTACAAACAACTGGTTAAACCATTACTTTTTAGTAATTATCCCTCATTGGGGAAAGTGATTAAAGACATATTCACTAATCATGGGTATATTTGGGAAGAACTTGTAAATAATCTATCATCATACCTTAAAATAATTAAAGAGAATAAAGATAAATTTGAGGAAGATTTAGTGTCTACTGAAAATATAACCACACAAGAATTAAAGAAAATGTTCGAAGACTTACATGAACATGTTTCTAATGGTGGTACTCTAGGAAATTTTTTATTTAGACCTAAAATAGTTAGTCAGTACAAGTCAAAACTACAAACAGTTAAATACAATAGTGCTGAAATAAAAACAGTTAATCAGATCGAGATTCTTCATGCGTATGCTCAATACAAATATTCAAAAGAAAAAATTGAAGGTTTATTAGTCCCTAATTTTATAAGTCTAGATTCAATAAACAAACAAATGGTATATCTTGAATTTGAAAATGTTCTTTCACAAATAGAGTTAGTACTAGAGATTCATCAATGGCGTAACAAACTAATAAAAGACTATACTTTTTTAACAATTGATACATTTAACGAGGAAATGGCTGACTCATTAAGCCAAAACATTGAAATTTTTGATATCAAACAAAATCTTAAGGAGAAATCTGAGTTAATTGATCAAGTTAGGGAAATGGTTAGATCAAAGATAACTGAAAAATCTCATCCGCTCTACCAAGAATTATTAGACACTATCGAACAAAGAAATTCTAATACTTTCAGAACCTTACATGAACAATATCTCCATTATCAAGAAGTTATGCAACGTGATTCGTCGCTAAAAAATATTTTTATTGAATTAAACATTCATTCAAGTACTCTTGTAAAAACACTTGAGGAAACATTTGCCTCCCCTATCTGGAGTCAGCGTTTTATAGAATGGGATAAAGCGTTTGAGTGGAAACAAGCGCAAAATTGGGTTAGAGAATTCTCTATGAAAGATGAAACAACTCTTTCTATTCAATTCGACCAAATAGAGAAAAATATTAAAGATACTGTGATTGAAATTGGTTCTACAAAAGCTTGGATTAGCATGCTGAGTAACATGACAGAGACTCAAAGTAAACATTTAAAAGCATGGGTTAAAGCTGTTAAAAATGTTGGTAAAGGTACTGGGAAAAATGCTGCAAGATATAGAGCAGATGCTCAAATGCATATGGAGAACTGTATGGAAGCCATTCCTGCTTGGATTATGCCACTAAACCAAGTTTATGATAATTTTGAAATTCGATCGAATTTATTTGACGTTATCATCATTGACGAGGCTAGTCAATCATGGCACGATGCTCTTCTTTTGAAATTTATGGCAAAAAAATTGATTATTGTTGGTGATGATAAACAAATTAGTCCTACTAATATAGGTATTACAGATCAAGATATCTTGAAACTACAAACTAAATATTTTAAAGATATTGACTTCCCCTTTGGCAGGGATCTTAATTTAAATACATCCTTCTTTGATGTCGCCTATATTATGTTTAAAGATACTATCACCTTGAAGGAACATTTCAGATGTATGCCAGAAATCATTGGATTCTCTAACAAAATTTCATATCAGTCTAAACCCTTAATACCGTTACGCCAATACCCAGCCAACCGTTTGGAGCCAGTTAAGTCTATCTACCTTCCACATGGTGTGCGAGAAGGATCTTCACAATATGCTTACAATGAAATAGAAGCAGAAGAAATTGTAAAACAAATAAAAAATTGTATAGAAGATCCAAGATATGCTGATAAAACATTTGGTGTTATTTCCTTATTAGGCGCCAACCAAGCAAAACTAATTCAATCAATGTTATTGAAAGAACTTGGGGCGGAACTGATGGAGGAACGGAAAATCATCTGTGGAGATGCCTATGCATTCCAAGGTGATGAACGAGATATTATTTTCCTATCTATGGTTGTAGCGAAAAACGGTAGTACGCGAATCGTTTCAGCTGCAGATGATAAAACCCGTCAACGATTCAATGTAGCTGTTAGCCGAGCTAAAGATCAACTTTGGGTAGTTCACTCTATCTCAATAAATGACATTAACAATCGTAACTGTTTACGATATCAATTACTTTCTTATATCGTCGATCCTTTAAAAGAAGAAACAGAGTCTAACCGAGAGAAATGTGAAAGTGGTTTTGAAAAAAGTGTATTTGATGCCATAACTGCAAAAGGATATCGTGTTATCCCTCAATATAATGTAGCAAATTATCGAATAGACCTTGTAATACAAGGTGAGAAATCAAAATTAGCAGTCGAATGTGACGGAGATCATTGGCATACGTCAGTTGAAGATCGTGAACGAGATTTCCTCCGTGAACGTGTGTTACAAAGAGCTGGTTGGACTTTCTGGCGTGTTCTTGGAAGTACGTATTACAACAATCCAGAAAATGCTTTAGAGAGTCTATGGGAAAAAGTTGATGAAATGGGTATACGTCCATACGTTGAATGGGCACAAAATCAAAGTGATATAAATAAAACAAGTACTATCTCAAATGAAGAACAAAGATTCAAAGAAGAAACACAACCTGAAAACTCACTGGAAAATCAAATTGTGTACAAGAGGAATTTATATGTAGAAGAGAATCAGTCTGTTAATCATGATACAAATTTTCACAGACAGATTGCTAAAGAAAAGATTGTAACAGATGATACATCTAGCATAAATCCTACTCAACAATTGAAGATAGACTTACAAGAAACTGATAACCTAAACTTATATACTAATGAACAATATGAGAATTACAAAAAATTACTTAGAAGTGAAGGCTTTGAAGTTTTACAAGACCAGCCACCTTCTGGAAATCTTTATGTAGTAGGAACAGAACATTTAGAGAGAGAATTAGAATATATCGCACCAAGGAACAACTCATTTACTTTTTATAAAGACGGAACAAGCGTTTCAAATGGCGAACCTGTTTGGGGAATCTTCTTTGACCCTCTTTTGGTAGCTAGTTCCGAAGAAGGACGATTAGAGAATATATCACTTGGGTCTCAGGATTTTCCAATTACAAGTAACACTTTAACAAAAGTTATAACAAATGATAAACTAAAACTTATTTCATTATCATTATCATCTAACCTATCAGTTGAGGAAATGCTTAAAGAATTAGACCATCAAGGCATTGAAATACTTGATTATCGTAAACAAACTGAAACCATTTGGGTGATAGGAGATAAAAACTTACAAGAAACACTAACGAAATTCCGACAGCATAAAATTGTATTCCGTTATATGAAAAATGGCAATGCAACTACAACAAATCGACCTGCTTGGTTTGCAAAAGCCAAAAATTAA
- a CDS encoding YdbC family protein encodes MAEIKYEIIETMAILSESNKGWKRQLNLISWNDRDPKYDIRDWSEDQLKMGKGITFTLEELHALKKALNELPELE; translated from the coding sequence ATGGCTGAAATAAAATACGAAATCATTGAAACAATGGCTATTTTATCCGAAAGTAATAAAGGTTGGAAAAGACAACTGAATTTGATTAGTTGGAATGACCGGGACCCGAAATATGATATAAGGGACTGGTCTGAAGATCAGTTGAAAATGGGTAAAGGTATTACATTTACTCTTGAGGAGCTTCATGCACTTAAAAAGGCTTTAAATGAACTACCGGAATTGGAATAA
- a CDS encoding DUF4357 domain-containing protein, whose protein sequence is MERTSYEIALNRNRYKLDQTVPASSFVPEWRQYDLNDILETIKLLLSTLGYPLFEELRKTKETDNPIIQKDHIFFCKGKGVEAKGEYNEEGFVVIEGSQMSTETSNSIHNYLITIRENLLNENIVTIVNGIYTFRRDNLFSSPSQAAAVVLGRNANGWIEWKNIDGITLDSIKRKGN, encoded by the coding sequence TTGGAACGTACTTCCTATGAAATTGCTTTAAATAGAAATCGGTATAAACTTGATCAAACTGTACCTGCCAGTTCCTTTGTGCCTGAATGGAGACAGTATGATTTAAACGATATCCTAGAAACAATTAAATTACTACTTTCCACCCTTGGCTACCCACTATTTGAAGAATTAAGGAAAACAAAAGAAACAGATAACCCAATCATACAAAAAGATCATATCTTTTTCTGTAAGGGTAAAGGTGTAGAAGCAAAAGGAGAGTATAATGAAGAAGGATTTGTCGTTATTGAAGGCTCTCAAATGTCCACAGAGACATCAAACAGCATACATAATTACTTGATAACTATAAGAGAGAATCTACTAAACGAAAACATCGTTACAATTGTAAATGGAATATACACCTTTAGAAGAGACAATCTATTTTCTTCACCAAGTCAAGCAGCTGCTGTTGTTTTAGGTAGGAATGCGAATGGGTGGATTGAGTGGAAGAATATTGATGGGATTACTTTGGATAGTATTAAAAGGAAGGGTAACTAA
- a CDS encoding nucleoside triphosphate pyrophosphohydrolase translates to MPVYNKLVRDRIPEIIEKTGKAYKTSILSHEVYIKKLQEKGFEELQEYVEANDKDSSLEELADLLEIVHALAEFHGSSISEVEKIRAKKAQERGGFKEKIYLIEVEDE, encoded by the coding sequence ATGCCAGTATATAACAAGCTTGTTAGAGACAGAATTCCAGAAATTATTGAGAAAACCGGGAAAGCTTATAAAACTTCTATCTTATCCCATGAAGTATACATAAAAAAGCTACAAGAAAAAGGGTTTGAAGAGTTACAAGAGTATGTGGAAGCAAACGACAAGGACAGCTCTCTTGAAGAATTAGCTGATCTTTTAGAAATCGTCCATGCACTAGCGGAATTTCATGGCTCATCAATCAGCGAAGTTGAGAAAATTAGAGCTAAGAAAGCACAAGAACGTGGTGGTTTTAAAGAGAAAATATACTTAATTGAGGTTGAAGATGAGTAA
- a CDS encoding HIT family protein has protein sequence MNCPFCSNIEPVLQNDLSIAFYDIYPVNKGHLLIIPKRHVEQYFDLTIEERQAIDSLLFEGNALLDKKHKPDGYNIGINNGEVAGQTIFHVHVHLIPRYKGDMKDPRGGVRGVIPDKRTY, from the coding sequence ATGAACTGTCCATTTTGTTCGAATATAGAGCCCGTATTACAAAACGACTTATCCATTGCCTTTTACGACATATACCCAGTAAACAAAGGACACTTACTAATCATTCCTAAACGGCATGTGGAGCAATATTTTGATTTAACCATAGAAGAAAGACAAGCAATTGATTCCTTATTATTTGAAGGAAATGCTTTATTAGATAAGAAACACAAACCAGACGGATACAACATCGGAATAAATAACGGTGAAGTAGCAGGGCAAACCATCTTTCATGTCCATGTTCATCTTATTCCAAGATATAAAGGAGATATGAAAGACCCACGTGGTGGAGTAAGGGGAGTTATTCCAGATAAAAGAACCTACTAA
- a CDS encoding DUF4230 domain-containing protein, whose translation MNTSREIIEEKDEKIAQLERQIKELYEATQQIAATIAVDQNSRYVSPPIGKSKSLLKIGRLKNILILAIVILVAFIIAFGVFRPFAGSTIKQESVTFVERVQELATLATAEAHMKEVLHQEENKNFLNIDLPGTKREVLLVVPATVIAGVDLKGITSKDLDINEETKEIDITLPHAEIIQEPSVQMDKIQAVDKNGLFRDDIKMNEGFELAAEAQEKIRQGAISSGLLDSAEKNAEKVLKEFFKNDGYTVNVSFN comes from the coding sequence ATGAATACAAGTAGAGAAATAATCGAAGAAAAAGACGAAAAAATTGCACAGCTAGAAAGACAGATAAAAGAATTATATGAAGCAACACAGCAAATTGCTGCAACTATTGCGGTAGATCAAAACTCAAGATATGTTTCACCACCGATAGGAAAATCTAAGTCTCTCTTAAAAATTGGTAGATTGAAGAATATTTTAATTCTGGCCATCGTTATTTTAGTAGCTTTTATCATCGCTTTCGGAGTATTCCGGCCATTTGCAGGCAGTACCATCAAACAAGAGTCTGTCACGTTTGTTGAACGTGTTCAAGAGTTAGCAACATTGGCAACAGCTGAAGCTCATATGAAAGAGGTTCTACACCAAGAAGAAAATAAGAATTTCTTGAATATTGATTTACCAGGAACAAAGCGAGAAGTTCTATTGGTTGTACCTGCGACGGTGATTGCAGGTGTTGATTTGAAAGGAATTACTTCTAAGGACTTGGATATTAATGAAGAAACAAAAGAAATAGATATTACTCTTCCGCATGCAGAGATCATCCAGGAACCATCTGTACAGATGGATAAAATACAAGCCGTGGACAAGAATGGGCTTTTCCGTGATGATATAAAAATGAATGAGGGGTTTGAGTTGGCTGCTGAGGCACAAGAGAAAATTCGACAAGGAGCCATCTCTAGTGGATTATTAGATAGTGCAGAGAAAAATGCAGAAAAAGTGTTAAAGGAATTTTTTAAGAATGATGGTTATACGGTGAATGTCTCGTTTAACTAA
- a CDS encoding restriction endonuclease, whose product MTRYFKYVSIRNGQEEWMIKELNEGRARFGWSSPGSNLHIIKSKEAKERSTKEKVVWRYTQFLINRLKAGDRLIIQLGQPLRQFLIAEIVGEYGSTDPQEKDFNHYVQCKLLTNSFIQVKSEAVSQSLRHHLSKRGHYYEIYDEDSKEELDLIVKKSMEEDESFHKANQSLRSIDYERTALEESVVAQTYKRISKNWPSAYFEQFVADLINATPGLEVKKQGDSGKGWDLTMRIMDPLDGFILHDDIPVQCKNYQGKVNTKRPLDDLERCIRNSDASLAYLFIIGDLSSDFYDEVDERVEQLRNDLQKR is encoded by the coding sequence ATGACACGGTATTTTAAATATGTATCAATTAGAAATGGGCAAGAAGAATGGATGATCAAGGAACTAAATGAAGGACGTGCAAGGTTTGGTTGGAGTTCGCCGGGGTCCAATTTACATATCATTAAGAGTAAAGAGGCTAAAGAGAGGTCCACAAAGGAGAAAGTGGTTTGGAGATATACACAGTTTTTGATTAATAGACTTAAAGCTGGAGATCGTCTCATCATACAGCTTGGTCAACCGCTAAGACAATTTCTTATTGCTGAAATAGTTGGGGAATATGGTTCTACAGATCCACAAGAGAAAGATTTTAATCATTATGTTCAATGTAAACTTCTAACGAATTCTTTTATTCAAGTGAAATCAGAAGCTGTTTCACAATCTCTCCGTCACCATCTTTCTAAGCGAGGGCATTATTACGAAATATATGATGAGGATTCTAAGGAAGAGCTTGATTTAATAGTGAAGAAATCGATGGAAGAAGATGAAAGTTTTCATAAGGCAAATCAAAGTCTTAGATCGATTGATTATGAGAGAACTGCTTTAGAAGAGTCGGTAGTCGCTCAGACATATAAGAGAATTTCAAAGAATTGGCCAAGTGCTTATTTTGAACAGTTTGTAGCAGATTTAATAAATGCCACACCTGGACTGGAAGTAAAGAAACAAGGTGATAGTGGAAAGGGCTGGGATTTAACGATGAGAATAATGGACCCACTTGATGGGTTCATCCTACATGACGACATCCCAGTTCAATGTAAAAATTATCAAGGGAAAGTGAATACGAAAAGGCCACTTGACGATTTGGAAAGATGTATTAGAAATTCAGATGCTTCCCTTGCTTATCTCTTTATCATTGGTGACCTTTCATCTGACTTTTATGATGAGGTGGATGAAAGGGTGGAGCAGCTACGTAATGATTTGCAGAAGAGGTAA